GCCTGGTGGACTCCCTGAATTGAAGGGACGAAGTTGGGAATTTGGAGAGGTCAAGATGGCTGAAATTCTAGGGCAGAGTACTGGTAAGGAAAGAGCTACACACATGAGAGAGCTGCACGGAGATGCACAGAGGATTCTGAATGTGGATCAGTCTATGAGGATAAAGAAACTACCCAAGACTAGAAAGAGAacaggcacaaaaaaaaaaaaaaaaaaaaaaaaaaagactaggcaGAACAATCCTGAGAGCTCACCAGACCAGGGACAGTTTGTGCTCACACCGGCCAGAGTGGAAAAACCTCACAATACACGGCAGGCAGAGTAGTTGGAAGGATACTGCCTCAGCAACAGGGCAAAATTAGCTCTAGACTAAAGGCTGCTCTAGTCCCAcctaaaaaaacttaaaagaaacagaaaaatattacctataaggaagagaaaaatcaatcacaGAGGCAGATGCAGAAATGACACAGATGATAGAATTGAGTAGAAAAGGACATCAAACAGCTATTATAATTAGATACTATATGTTCAAGAAGGTAGAGGAAAGCATAAGCATGGTAAGGAGAGACATGGAAGATATCTTAAAAGACTCCAATTtataccaaaaactagccaggcgaggtggcgggcgcctgtagtcccagctactccggaggctgaggcaggagaatggcgtaaacccggaaggtggagcttgcagtgagctgagatccggccactgcactccagcctgggcgacagagccagactccgtctcaaaaaaaaaaaaaaaagactccaatTGAACTTCTagagacaaataaaacaaagtcCAAGATGAGAAATATACTGCATAgaattaacagcagaatagacacTGTTAACAAAAGACGAATACAGTTGAAGACAGCAATTTTacaaactatccaaaatgaaatgaaacacacagagaaaacagactttaaaaaaggCACCAAATTTTCAAAACTCCCTAAGTTACAGGATTTAATAGAATATAATTCACCATGTGGacattacaaaattaaaatgttctttctatACAGTACACTTCGAAGCACTGTATATATGAGGAAGCCAGCTTTGTAGAAAAGGATGGACTGCATTTACCTACTCAACACATTTTAACCAATTTCCAAAAGTTCTATTTACCTTTCTATATTCACCAATCCccaaattacatatataattgatTGCTGGAAACATGGATCTAAAAAGTTTGTAACTATGCCACGatatgtattttcaattttttaatttaaattcttcCTCATCTCAACTTGGTATTTTTTTAAGAATCTACCTAAAAGCTTTCAAgccttatgtgtgtgtatatatatatatatactttttaatttttgcttgatTGGATAGTCTCAAACTTGCTCATCTGCAGCAGGCTGAGGGCTACTAGAACAATGAAAAAGGGGAGTTTACCTAATTAAAATTTGGCTCATGTGCAATAAATAATTCCATAAAGAGCTATTGGTTACAAGTGTCCTttacatttctgtttcatttgtttagTGGAGTGGACCACTATGCTTAGATGTATGAAACTCAGATATAGGAAACACAGTCTATTATCTCTGTTTGCTGAATTATTGGCTGTTTATTTAAGTGATTATTGTAGTTCTTTTTTAAGCAAAGAGCTACCACTGGTCAATGCCACATACTTAAGAGAAAATGATCTTACTTAAAGCTAGAGTCTGTCAGAGGACTCTAGCTCAGTAAGAGCACGAAGTTATGAAGAGGAGtgaaagtatttctttaaaatgtcaatgtcggctgggtgcagtggctcatgcctataatcccagcactttgggaggccgagtcaggcagatcatgaggtcaggagattgagaccatcctggctaacacggtgaaaccctgtctctactaaaaatacaaacaaattagccaggcatggtggcacttgcctgcagtcccaagtactcgggaggctgagggaggagaatgacatgaacccagcaGACGAAACTGCagtgagatcgcgtcactgcactccagcctgagctatggagcaagacttagtctcagggggattaaaaaaaagtcaatgtcagAGAATGTAGAGCTTTTACTTGTTGCGTCAACCAGGagataaaaatgacagaaatagcaCAAAAATgttgcaataaagcaaataaagaaacagGTTAACATTAGCAGGTAAGTCATCCTAGCAGTACAGTTTGACTTTAATTTACAAAATGGGTCAATTAGATTGTATGGCATTTAAACTACTATTCAGATTCCAACTGTGTACACAAAGGTAGGGGAAGGGCTGAGTAGTCAGTCACTGTCagcaaaatggaaaaagtatTAACTGATGCCCTTCTGAAACCTTATTTATGGGAACAGAGGTAATTTGCCTTCTTTAGCCAAAAACACAGATTTTCTCTCACAGGTGGGTCTCTGACTTACTTAGCTTTTTATTGGTGGAGAGGGGAACATCTTCCATCCCCATAGTTGAAAACTGAGTTTCTGTGGTAGGTCTTGAGAGAGATTTGGCAGCATTCCTGGGTTGTTGAGAATTCTGAATACAGTGCATAGTcaaagacttggtctcaaaatcAGAGACACCATTCTGCAGCATGGATCCTGTCCAAGAAAGAGTACAGTACTTTAGAGCACAATTTAGGAGTAAACCAATCATTCTTAAGTACACAAAGAAAACAGGTAAAAATGTTTGAGGCAAAACCATGCCTCTTAAAAGACTGTAAATAAAATCAACTGAAACGATAGAATAAAGATCAGAATCAGCTGGGTATGGCTATTGGCAGCTTCTGGCTTAGCCTTAAGTTCGGAATGAAGAGAGGAGTCTGTGGCAACACATAGATAGGGAGCTCAATCCCTGTGGATCTCCGGCTTCTTTGTAGCTTGGTAGTTTCTCCGTAACTCTGGCACAAGGAATCAAAGGTCAGTATCACCAACTTCTGCAAAACTCcatgttaagaaaaaaagttttacacTCTCTCaaggaaagaatttaaaaagctttagagggcaggcatggtggctcacaccagtaatcccagttattcaggaagctgaggcaggaggatcacttgagcccaggagtttaagaccagcttgggcaacatagagagaccgggtctctcaaaacaagcaaaaaataacgTTCTAGGGGATAGAAGTGTAATAGGAAGAGTtaggaaatgagagagaagctagTTCAGAAAAAATGGAAACCACTGGCTATTGTTGGTTTGAGTCAGTGCAATGTTTTTCTCTAAGtctttttttgtgtatatgtgtatactaaTCAATAAAAGAACACCTAAACAGCACAGCATAAATCTTACATTGGCATTACACTTCTAAAGCCAGGAGCAGCAGGGCAGGGGAACTGGATtaacaagtaattttttaaaagagaaatttccaGCATCTTACTAACCCTCAAAAAAATGGTTAACAAAGAAAGGTACAAGATATGTGAATTTACAACTAACACTAATCTTAATTCTTCACTAGAAAACAAATGTTAGACTATAAAAACCAACAGCCTAGCTCTCACAAAAGCTggaattatcattattatatatttctcaTTGTGTTGGGTCTTAGAATAATATCAACATCATCATCTTTCTTAATAAgtccacaatttttaaaaaacaacttaaagTCACCTTCTGTAGTCTCTAAATACTGAGGTATTTCTCTGCTATTAACCCACTTATGCCAGAAgctgcaattttttgaatttttgcgtGAGTGGAAAAATCAGATCTTGACGATGACTTTGAGCAGTAGGATATGAATAATTCCATTACTGGAACACTGAGGTTCAAGAGTTAAAATATAATGGAACAAGAATTGTATtttttcagctgggcatggtggctcatgcctgtaatcccagcactttggaaggctgaggcgggcagatcacgcggtcaggagatcacgaccatcctggctaacatggtgaaaccccgtctctactaaaaaaatacaaaagattagccaggcgtggtggtaggcgcctgtagtcccagctactcgggaggctgaggcaggagaatggcgtgaacctgggaggcggagcttgcagtgagctaaaatcgtgctactgcactttagcctgggcgacagagcgagattctgtctcaaaaaaaaaaaaaaaaaaatggtattttttctAGGCCTTTGATAATTATAAAATGTGActcagacaaaaagtaacaaaaagtaaaaagactaaTCAGCAAgcactggattaaaaaaaaagactaactaGATTTAATTGATCGTTTTCTCAATGAGGAGACCCCTGTTTTTCAACTGAACACAACTTTTTCAAACTCTGTTAATAAACTCACCCGTTCTATCCGGCGTATCTAGCATGGCAGACTCAGGATCCTCTAATTCTCTGGCATCTACTGAAAGTGTCTCCAAACCTTCACTGAGTGAGTCCACAGACTCACTGTCATTGATGGCACCATTGACATGGTAGCCATTCATAGCACCTTTTTCTGAGGAAGGCGCAGACTGTTCCTCTTGAATGGAAACTGATTTGCTAGAATCTGGGATGTTGTTACTCGGTTCTGCGGCAGGTTTcggtttgtttttcttctttttgttctaaagttattaagaatttgaaaaagagaagaaaagaaaaaaacagattcccCCACAACCTAGAGAGGTAACTCTAGCTACCCAAAGGTAACCAATGTTACCAACTTCTTGTATGTTCTTTcagaaatttaacattttcacATATGCTGAACTAttgcctaaaataaaattttactatgTAAAATCCTATACTTTAGATAAACtcaaacacataaatataaaacatttattcatgACGAAACCCAccttaaacaaaatcaaaagataaattacaaaatgcaaaaaaaagtgCAGCTTATATTCAAAAAGCTAAATATATAGAGTTcccagaaaaagcaaaataatcccatagaaaaaaatagtataagCTGTAAGCATATGGAATGATATGC
This genomic window from Piliocolobus tephrosceles isolate RC106 unplaced genomic scaffold, ASM277652v3 unscaffolded_29537, whole genome shotgun sequence contains:
- the LOC113222129 gene encoding spermatogenesis-associated serine-rich protein 2-like encodes the protein MNGYHVNGAINDSESVDSLSEGLETLSVDARELEDPESAMLDTPDRTGSMLQNGVSDFETKSLTMHCIQNSQQPRNAAKSLSRPTTETQFSTMGMEDVPLSTNKKLSSNIEKSVKDLQRCTVSLARYRVVVKEEMDASIKKMKQAFAELESW